A single window of Senegalia massiliensis DNA harbors:
- a CDS encoding DUF4956 domain-containing protein, translating into MKETIYNLLYEGTSSSSPMFSIQNMIVALILGILVCITYRITYSGVAYNKRFNTSLMMLTLITTMVMNILASSLALSLGMVGALSIIRFRTAVKDPRDTTYIFWAIAIGLGAGSSNYYVVAIGSIFVVIISLILSFGFKDSNSYLVIVRGNLESLETVRSSLFQIYKACKLRAETVTEDHIEIVYQIKIRKNENIKEYEKLKNIEGVEFVNMVAQDGETLG; encoded by the coding sequence TTGAAAGAAACAATTTATAATTTATTATATGAAGGAACATCATCTTCATCACCTATGTTTTCTATTCAAAACATGATAGTTGCACTTATACTAGGAATCTTAGTTTGTATTACATATAGGATAACATATAGTGGTGTTGCATATAATAAGAGATTCAATACATCCCTTATGATGTTAACATTGATAACTACAATGGTTATGAATATATTAGCAAGTAGCTTAGCGCTTTCTTTAGGGATGGTAGGTGCACTTTCTATTATAAGATTTAGAACTGCAGTTAAAGATCCAAGAGATACAACATATATATTTTGGGCTATAGCCATTGGGCTTGGTGCTGGTTCTTCTAATTATTATGTAGTAGCAATAGGATCAATTTTTGTAGTAATTATTAGTTTAATTTTAAGTTTTGGATTCAAAGATTCAAATAGTTACTTGGTTATAGTTAGAGGGAATTTAGAGAGTCTTGAGACAGTTAGGTCATCACTTTTTCAAATATATAAGGCTTGTAAACTAAGGGCTGAAACTGTAACAGAAGACCATATAGAAATTGTATATCAAATAAAAATTCGAAAAAATGAAAATATAAAAGAATATGAAAAACTAAAAAATATTGAAGGTGTAGAATTTGTTAATATGGTAGCTCAAGACGGAGAAACATTAGGATGA
- a CDS encoding CotH kinase family protein produces the protein MTFIFVYFIKITIDIEETKGEDENINVDKQNNAGKNNLPIIVIDTNGEKIETNNSVIDSNGKLITKSSPKIKSKFKLYDAYNFPEEVSIEEDISINVRGQSSLKFPKKQYTIRFIDDKNREKPVRLLGMSKHDKWVLNSSYGDKSLIRNYIGFKLARDIQDYAPRTRFVEVYLNDDNNMNFEEDYIGVYILIEKIERDEERVDIQKAEEKYKDVSFIIARDKIKEDDIVLKNDWSYLEEKYIINNEGVVNRRTSLTPVYPSSKKLNIKYKNKIVDYINDFEYLLRSNEFDDKRYGYRQYIDIDSFVNYAMVNEIVKNIDGGEVSAYFHKDIGGVMKAGPVWDFDLSLSNTDVEEVNEPTGFRIVDTIWFERLFQDNYFANRYKINYKKYRNGIWKTEKINKMIDDAVKQIGDAAYRNQKKWYPNDTPENYQNEVDNIKKFLSERLEWMDRNLHLVKRLRQNTID, from the coding sequence ATGACATTTATATTTGTTTATTTTATTAAAATTACTATAGATATTGAAGAGACTAAAGGTGAAGATGAGAATATAAATGTTGATAAACAGAATAATGCAGGTAAAAATAATCTACCTATAATTGTGATAGATACGAATGGTGAAAAAATAGAAACTAATAATAGTGTTATTGACTCTAATGGCAAATTAATCACAAAATCTTCTCCAAAAATAAAATCAAAATTTAAATTATATGATGCTTATAATTTTCCTGAAGAAGTTAGTATTGAAGAAGATATAAGTATAAATGTACGTGGACAATCTTCTTTAAAATTCCCTAAAAAGCAATATACTATTAGATTTATAGATGATAAGAATAGGGAAAAGCCTGTTAGGTTATTAGGTATGAGTAAGCATGATAAATGGGTTTTGAATAGTTCTTATGGAGATAAAAGTTTAATTAGAAATTATATTGGCTTTAAATTAGCTAGAGATATACAAGACTATGCACCTAGAACACGATTTGTAGAAGTTTATTTAAATGACGATAATAATATGAACTTTGAAGAAGATTATATAGGAGTCTATATTTTAATTGAAAAAATAGAAAGAGATGAAGAAAGGGTAGATATACAAAAAGCCGAAGAAAAATATAAAGATGTAAGTTTTATTATTGCAAGAGATAAGATTAAAGAAGATGACATAGTTTTAAAAAATGATTGGAGCTATTTGGAGGAAAAATATATTATAAATAATGAGGGAGTAGTAAATAGAAGGACTTCTCTTACTCCAGTTTATCCTAGTAGTAAAAAGTTAAATATTAAATATAAAAATAAAATAGTAGATTATATAAATGATTTTGAATATCTTTTAAGATCAAATGAGTTTGATGATAAAAGATATGGATATAGACAATATATTGACATAGATTCATTTGTTAATTATGCTATGGTAAATGAGATAGTAAAAAATATAGATGGGGGAGAAGTTAGTGCATATTTTCATAAAGATATTGGTGGTGTTATGAAAGCAGGACCCGTATGGGATTTTGATTTAAGTTTGTCAAACACTGATGTGGAAGAAGTAAATGAACCTACAGGATTTCGAATTGTAGATACAATATGGTTTGAAAGATTGTTTCAAGATAATTATTTTGCTAATAGATATAAGATAAACTATAAAAAATATAGAAATGGCATATGGAAAACAGAAAAAATAAATAAGATGATAGATGATGCAGTTAAACAAATTGGAGATGCAGCTTATAGAAATCAAAAGAAATGGTATCCAAATGATACACCTGAAAATTATCAAAATGAGGTTGATAATATAAAGAAATTCTTATCTGAAAGATTAGAGTGGATGGATAGGAATTTACATTTAGTAAAAAGACTTAGACAAAACACTATAGATTAG
- a CDS encoding HEAT repeat domain-containing protein, with protein MEVYIVIISFIIFVIMLFIVSTYLISSMIYNNLSNKTINKKVNKLQSIMYNKLSNDKGMNEEDIEQIKKISSTKLGLRAFYLAYKDYINNNGYDFVIKEYINRIISYEKIRKNSIVRDKYKKSYILYLLSEFRIDSEKTRQISLQSLQDDSIYIRNNSLKLIQNIGDVELALQAINIINNTEKYFNEKILLDFLDNFKGDIDILDKKLLDILGNYNIKLKTKIIEHYSNRKNDSLEIRDSMLNYISTSDNKDVIISSTRYFKRVIDNRVANILNKNLKNEHWEVRAISAKVISKYPNKKAIDILKQTIGDNNYFVRYNSAFSLISMEEKDQIMEELLNHHDRFAKDILAYVMFVNNIIDFESYNNYKEKFAVQGG; from the coding sequence TTGGAAGTTTATATAGTTATCATATCTTTTATAATTTTTGTAATTATGCTTTTTATAGTAAGTACTTATCTAATATCATCAATGATTTATAATAATTTATCAAACAAAACAATAAATAAAAAAGTGAATAAATTACAATCTATTATGTATAATAAACTGTCTAATGATAAGGGAATGAATGAAGAAGATATTGAACAAATAAAAAAAATATCATCTACAAAATTAGGGCTTAGAGCTTTTTATTTAGCATATAAGGATTATATAAATAATAATGGATATGATTTTGTAATAAAAGAATATATAAATAGGATAATTAGTTATGAAAAAATAAGAAAAAATAGTATTGTAAGGGATAAATATAAAAAAAGTTATATATTATATTTATTATCTGAATTTAGAATTGATAGTGAAAAAACTAGACAAATTAGTTTACAATCTTTACAAGATGATTCTATTTATATAAGAAACAATTCATTAAAACTAATTCAAAATATTGGAGATGTAGAATTAGCACTACAGGCAATAAATATTATAAATAATACTGAGAAATATTTTAATGAAAAAATATTATTAGATTTTTTGGATAATTTTAAAGGTGATATTGATATACTTGATAAGAAATTATTAGATATATTAGGTAATTATAATATAAAGTTAAAGACAAAAATAATAGAGCATTATTCAAATAGAAAAAATGATAGTTTAGAAATTAGAGATTCAATGCTAAATTATATATCAACAAGTGATAATAAAGATGTAATTATCTCATCAACTAGATATTTTAAACGAGTAATAGATAATAGAGTAGCTAATATTTTAAATAAGAATTTAAAAAACGAGCATTGGGAAGTTAGAGCAATAAGTGCTAAGGTTATATCCAAATATCCTAATAAAAAAGCTATAGATATACTCAAGCAAACTATAGGAGATAATAATTACTTTGTAAGATATAATAGTGCATTTTCTCTTATTAGTATGGAAGAAAAGGATCAGATAATGGAGGAATTATTAAATCACCATGACCGATTTGCAAAGGATATTTTAGCATATGTAATGTTTGTAAATAATATTATAGATTTTGAATCTTATAATAATTATAAAGAAAAATTTGCTGTGCAAGGAGGTTAA
- a CDS encoding polyphosphate polymerase domain-containing protein — MSENILSVSRKELKYKINFMQYVKLSYVLSSALTSDKNNGVDGYTVRSLYFDTYNNMDFYDKLNGVENRKKIRLRLYRYDSDKVKLEIKKKYGDNQQKKTVWIDRLDAEELIKCNYEVLKKYKSNIANTIYNIMKIDSMKPVVLIEYKRKAFVHAMNNIRLTLDSQIHASETNFDFFAKNPIMNPVENFYYPLLEVKFNGFIHKWIADLIKIHSLNKQSFSKYVESRKIFHQYMA, encoded by the coding sequence ATGTCAGAAAATATTTTATCTGTTTCAAGAAAAGAACTTAAATATAAAATTAATTTCATGCAATATGTTAAGTTATCATATGTTTTATCTTCTGCTTTAACATCAGATAAAAATAATGGAGTTGATGGATACACTGTTAGATCATTATATTTTGATACATATAATAATATGGACTTTTATGATAAATTAAATGGTGTTGAAAATAGAAAGAAAATAAGACTTAGACTATATAGATATGATTCAGATAAGGTAAAGCTTGAAATTAAAAAGAAATATGGTGATAATCAACAAAAGAAAACTGTCTGGATAGATAGATTAGATGCCGAAGAACTGATAAAATGTAATTATGAAGTACTTAAAAAATATAAATCCAATATAGCAAACACAATATATAATATTATGAAGATAGATTCTATGAAACCAGTAGTATTAATTGAATACAAGAGAAAAGCATTTGTACATGCCATGAACAATATAAGACTTACTTTAGATAGTCAAATACATGCAAGTGAAACAAATTTTGATTTTTTTGCTAAAAATCCAATAATGAATCCAGTGGAAAATTTTTATTATCCATTATTAGAAGTTAAGTTTAATGGGTTTATTCATAAGTGGATAGCTGATTTAATAAAGATTCATTCTTTAAACAAACAATCATTTAGTAAATATGTAGAATCAAGAAAAATATTTCATCAGTATATGGCATAA